CGCCGGGAGCGAGCGTGTGTCTGTCGGGGCGACTTCCCGGCGGTGCCTGCGGCGGATTTCCATCGTAGGGGAATCCCGCGTCCACCGCCGCCTTGAACCCGCCCGTCAGGGCGGCGGCGCTGTAGTCACGGCCGAGGAGGTACTGCGCCACACGGACGCTCGAGTGCTCGCCGTGTCAGGAGCAGTAGACGATGAGCGTCTTGTTTCGGGGCAGCTCGCCCAGGCGCGTGCGCAGGTCGGCGTACATCATCGAGATGGCGCCCCGGAGATGGCCTTGTTCGAAGACCTTGGGGTGACGCGCGTCAACCAGCACCGCCTGTCCTTCGGTGACTGCCTTGAGCGCGCTGGCCGCGTCGATGCGAGGGACCATGTCCCAGCGCACCCCTCCGCTGCTGAGGGGGTTGAGTCGCAGCGTGAGCCCCATCGCAATGACCAGCAGCAGGGTAAGGCGAGCGATCGATCGCAGGCCGGACCCCCAGCGAAGCGTTGCAAGCGCGAGGCCGAGCATGAGAAGAATCGCAATGTAGTGGTGGCGCATGCCAGGCCGTCTTTCTCGGGAAGGTTGCAGGCGCCGGGGAGACGCGTCGCGCTCTCGGTCTGCTGCGCGCGCTTCTTCGGTCTGCCGCCGGCCCTTCCTTCCCGAGGGGTGCGAGGAGCGGTGCGCGCTGCGGAGAAGTCTTGGGGGCTTCAACACGCCTCGGAGGTATGTCAATGACCCTCGTCAGCCGTTCCACCACAGCCCGTCCCGCTCTCATCGCCGCCGCTCAGGCCGCGCGCGAGTCCGCGTTCCGCCTCGCCGCTGTGCGAGCCGAGCAGCGCAACGCCGCGCTGCAGGCCATGGCGGGCGGGCTGCGCGAGCGTGTGAGCGGCATCGTCGAGGCCAACGTTCTTGACGTTGAGGCCGCACGAGCCGCCGGAGCCTCTGCAGCCATCATCGATCGGCTCACGCTCGATCCCGCGCGCGTCGAGGCCATGGCCCGCGCCCTCGAGGAGGTGGCCCAGCTGGGCGATCCGCTGGGGGAGGGAGAGACATGGGTGCGCCCCAACGGCTTGCGCATCACCAAGGTGCGGGTGCCGCTGGGCGTGATCGCCATCATCTACGAGGGGCGGCCGAACGTGACCGTGGAGGCCGCTTCACTGGCGTTCAAGGCGGGCAACGCGGTTCTGCTGCGTGGGTCTTCGAGCGCGCTGCAGTCGAACCGCGTGCTCGCTGATGTGATGCGCGCGGCGCTCGAGAAGGTGGGGCTGCCGGCCGGCTGCGTCACGCTCATCGACGACATGGATCGCGACGTCATCGACGAGATGTGCCGCATGAACGGGTTTATCGATGTGGTGATCCCGCGCGGGGGAGAAGCGCTGATTCAGCGGGTGGTGAACAACGCCACCGTGCCGGTCATCGAGACGGGGGTGGGCAACTGCCACGTCTACATCGACGTCGACGCCGATCTCGAAAAGGCCGAGAAGATCGTTGTGAATGCAAAGACCCAGCGCACGGGGGTCTGCAACGCCGCCGAGTCGCTTCTTGTGCATCGCGCGGTGGGCGAGCGGGCGCTTCCTCGAATCGGAGAGGCGCTGCGCAGCCGTGGCGTGGAGATCTTCGGATGTGACGCAACCCAGCGCCTGCTTCCCTGGGCGTCGGTGGCCACCGATGACGACTGGGGGCGCGAGTACCTCGATCTCAAGATCTCGTGCAAGGTGGTCGACTCGCTCGACGAGGCCATCTCCCATATCAACACCCACGGCACGAAGCATAGCGAGGCCATCGTCACCGAGAGCTACACTGCGAGCCGTCGCTTCACCGCCGCGGTCGACGCCGCCGCGGTGTACGTCAACGCCAGCACCCGCTTCACCGACGGGGGCGAGTTCGGCTTCGGGGGCGAGATGGGCATCTCGACGCAGAAGATGCACGCCCGCGGCCCGATGGGGCTGCGCGAGCTCACCACGTGCAAGTACATCTGCATGGGCGATGGACACGTGCGCCAGGCCTGACGGTGAAACCGGACTACACGCTCATCGAGCGTTTCGTCGATGGTCCAGAGGCCCTCTTCGATGCGCTGGTCGGTGGCATCGACTGGGATCGACGCATCGCCGCGCGACTGACGGCGAGCTTCGGTCGCCCCTACGACTATGCCGGGCTCACCTATGCGGCGTGCCCCATGCCTGTGTGGCTGCAGCGCCTTTGCGAGGGCATCGAGCTGCGGCTGGGGTTCCGACCGGACAACTGCCTGGTGAACTACTATCTCGACGGGGCATCGAAGATGGGGTATCACGCCGACGACATCACCGAGCTGGCCGATGACACCGGCGTGGCCATCGTCTCGCTCGGCGGGGTTC
This genomic interval from Pseudomonadota bacterium contains the following:
- a CDS encoding glutamate-5-semialdehyde dehydrogenase; this encodes MTLVSRSTTARPALIAAAQAARESAFRLAAVRAEQRNAALQAMAGGLRERVSGIVEANVLDVEAARAAGASAAIIDRLTLDPARVEAMARALEEVAQLGDPLGEGETWVRPNGLRITKVRVPLGVIAIIYEGRPNVTVEAASLAFKAGNAVLLRGSSSALQSNRVLADVMRAALEKVGLPAGCVTLIDDMDRDVIDEMCRMNGFIDVVIPRGGEALIQRVVNNATVPVIETGVGNCHVYIDVDADLEKAEKIVVNAKTQRTGVCNAAESLLVHRAVGERALPRIGEALRSRGVEIFGCDATQRLLPWASVATDDDWGREYLDLKISCKVVDSLDEAISHINTHGTKHSEAIVTESYTASRRFTAAVDAAAVYVNASTRFTDGGEFGFGGEMGISTQKMHARGPMGLRELTTCKYICMGDGHVRQA
- a CDS encoding alpha-ketoglutarate-dependent dioxygenase AlkB; this encodes MKPDYTLIERFVDGPEALFDALVGGIDWDRRIAARLTASFGRPYDYAGLTYAACPMPVWLQRLCEGIELRLGFRPDNCLVNYYLDGASKMGYHADDITELADDTGVAIVSLGGVRPLKFRRIGDIEMRHELCQPAGSLLYLPQDVHRAWVHAIPRQKSAAPRISLTFRKLREQVLMRG